The genomic DNA TGGAGACGTCAATGTCCTCGATCGAGCCCACGCCTTCTTCGTAGGCGCGGATGGCGTCCAAGAGATACGGCACCAGCAGCCGGTTCACGATGAAGCCGGTCTTGTCGGAGGTGCGCACCGGCACCTTGCCCAGCGACTTGGCGAAGGCGAAGACCTCGTCGTACACCTTGGGGTCGGTGGTGATGGTGCGCACGACCTCCACCAGTTGCATCAGCGGCACCGGATTGAAGAAGTGCAGGCCCAGGAAGCGGTCGGTGCGCTGGGTGGCGGTCATCAGCTCGGTGATGCAGATGGAAGAAGTGTTGGAGGCGAAGATGGCGCTCTTCTGCACGATGGCGTCCAGCGCGGCGTACATCTTCTTCTTCTCTTCCACGTTCTCGATGATGGCCTCGACCACGAGGTCCGCGCCGGCCAGGTCTTCCTTCTTGAGTGTGCCCTTCAGGCGGGCGCGCACCGCCTCGGCCGGTTCCTTGAGCTTGCCCTTCTCCGCGAACTTGGCCAGCGACTTCTCGATGCCGGCGAAGCCCTTGTCGAGGAAGCGCTGCTCCGCCTCGAGCACGGTGACCTCATAGCCGGCGGTGGCCGCCACTTGCGCGATGCCGCTGCCCATCAATCCACAGCCTAAGACTCCAACCTTCTTGATAGCCATATCAATCACTCCGATTTGTAATAAACATCCCGAGCGCAGCGAGGGAGCCCTATCGTCACGAAGCTGCCCGCGTGAGCCCCTGCTTGCGCCGTAGCGAATACAAATCCTTGCCCAAATCCCTCCACTGCGGGTTAGAACTCCTGAACAACGCGATCTTCTTATGGCGGCTGAACTTCTTGATCTGCCTCTCGCGTGCGGCGGCGGCATGCGAATCGCCGAAGGCCTCGTAGTACATGAGCCGATCGACGCCGTACTTC from Terriglobales bacterium includes the following:
- a CDS encoding GIY-YIG nuclease family protein — translated: MKPLFFVYILSSLSGTLYVGLTDDLPLRLSQHKNGSYDGFTKKYGVDRLMYYEAFGDSHAAAARERQIKKFSRHKKIALFRSSNPQWRDLGKDLYSLRRKQGLTRAAS
- a CDS encoding 3-hydroxybutyryl-CoA dehydrogenase, whose product is MAIKKVGVLGCGLMGSGIAQVAATAGYEVTVLEAEQRFLDKGFAGIEKSLAKFAEKGKLKEPAEAVRARLKGTLKKEDLAGADLVVEAIIENVEEKKKMYAALDAIVQKSAIFASNTSSICITELMTATQRTDRFLGLHFFNPVPLMQLVEVVRTITTDPKVYDEVFAFAKSLGKVPVRTSDKTGFIVNRLLVPYLLDAIRAYEEGVGSIEDIDVSMKLGCGYPMGPFTLLDFVGLDTTYYITHIMFDEFKERRFASPPLLKRMVLAGWYGKKSGKGFYDWSNPEKPIAQDAALRS